Proteins from one uncultured Desulfuromonas sp. genomic window:
- the folK gene encoding 2-amino-4-hydroxy-6-hydroxymethyldihydropteridine diphosphokinase produces MTHAQAVTAYIGLGANLGDCRQTLREARRQLDGDGITVTASSPLYCTDPVGGPADQPRYFNAVVEVATILSPLALLDRCQAIEQQAGRTRDIHWGPRTLDLDVLLYGDHCLDQPRLQVPHPHLHLRRFVLEPMCRLAPELIHPQRHQSMIFLLKQLPDDQGVDCIEEQW; encoded by the coding sequence ATGACACACGCACAGGCGGTGACCGCCTACATTGGATTGGGGGCCAACCTTGGCGATTGTCGTCAGACGTTGCGGGAGGCTCGCCGGCAGCTCGACGGAGATGGTATCACGGTGACTGCCAGTTCGCCGTTGTACTGTACCGATCCAGTCGGTGGCCCGGCCGATCAGCCGCGTTATTTCAATGCCGTGGTTGAAGTGGCAACCATTCTGTCACCGCTGGCCTTGCTGGACCGCTGTCAGGCCATTGAGCAGCAGGCCGGGCGCACGCGTGATATCCATTGGGGGCCGCGCACGCTTGATCTCGATGTGCTGCTCTACGGTGATCACTGCCTTGATCAGCCGCGTTTGCAGGTGCCCCATCCGCATCTGCATTTGCGTCGTTTTGTTCTTGAACCCATGTGCCGTCTGGCACCGGAGTTGATTCATCCCCAACGTCACCAGAGCATGATTTTTCTGTTAAAGCAGCTTCCCGATGATCAAGGGGTAGACTGCATTGAGGAGCAATGGTAA
- a CDS encoding PilZ domain-containing protein: MNEEHQDQPIADKRARLRAPLMIKKIRLDDGEKVFFGYSSNISCSGLFISTIDPALPGSRFHIEIPLPPPISRDIRCQCEAIWKRSYSPKSPHEPGMGLNFIDLSEDDRKDLDAWITTLQEDAADA; encoded by the coding sequence ATGAATGAGGAACACCAGGACCAGCCCATTGCCGACAAACGCGCCCGGCTACGTGCGCCACTGATGATCAAAAAAATCCGCCTCGATGATGGGGAAAAGGTCTTTTTCGGCTACTCAAGCAATATCAGTTGCAGCGGCCTGTTCATCTCAACGATCGACCCGGCCCTGCCGGGCAGCCGTTTTCACATTGAAATTCCGCTGCCGCCACCGATCAGCCGCGACATTCGTTGTCAGTGTGAAGCGATTTGGAAACGCAGCTACTCGCCGAAAAGCCCGCACGAGCCGGGGATGGGTCTGAATTTTATAGATCTGTCGGAGGATGATCGCAAGGATCTCGATGCCTGGATTACAACACTTCAGGAGGATGCGGCTGACGCGTAG
- a CDS encoding PP0621 family protein — translation MIVRLVLLGILAFLGYTIFTALLRSLGGGASPPANKQADPDRMMPCSQCDTYVPETDMIEKRMGGQTLHFCSKECLNAYKKKK, via the coding sequence ATGATTGTACGGCTCGTTTTATTAGGTATTCTGGCTTTTCTTGGCTACACGATCTTCACTGCCCTGTTGCGCAGTTTGGGTGGCGGTGCGTCGCCGCCTGCAAATAAACAGGCCGACCCGGATCGTATGATGCCCTGTTCGCAATGTGACACCTATGTGCCGGAAACCGACATGATTGAAAAACGCATGGGCGGACAAACCCTTCATTTTTGCAGCAAAGAGTGTCTTAACGCCTATAAGAAAAAGAAATAA
- a CDS encoding tRNA dimethylallyltransferase, translated as MRGTGLYLDAVLGDYRLAQVPHNTALRAELKALDDAQLRERLMQLSPQQHNETDLVDRERTVRAIEIASAPPAKPHPVLQRLQPLVFGLHWERSVIRKRITARLKQRLDEGMIDEVVQLHDRGTPWETLEFYGLEYRFIAEHLQGKLNRNDMVQKLNSAIHKFAKRQETWFRRMERHGCTIHWLQGDQHPLAQMMSIIGQYSR; from the coding sequence GTGCGCGGCACCGGTCTCTATCTCGATGCGGTGCTCGGCGATTATCGTCTGGCTCAGGTGCCGCACAATACGGCCCTGCGCGCAGAGCTGAAAGCACTTGATGACGCACAGTTACGTGAGCGACTGATGCAACTGTCGCCTCAGCAGCACAACGAAACCGATCTGGTTGATCGCGAACGCACCGTGCGCGCCATTGAGATTGCCAGTGCCCCACCAGCCAAGCCGCATCCGGTGTTGCAACGTCTGCAGCCGCTGGTGTTTGGCCTGCACTGGGAACGTAGCGTTATCCGCAAACGGATCACCGCGCGCCTCAAACAACGGCTGGACGAAGGGATGATTGATGAGGTCGTCCAGCTGCATGACCGGGGTACGCCTTGGGAAACCCTGGAATTTTATGGTCTGGAGTACCGCTTTATCGCCGAGCACCTGCAGGGTAAACTCAATCGTAACGATATGGTACAGAAACTCAACAGCGCCATCCACAAGTTCGCCAAACGTCAGGAGACCTGGTTTCGCCGCATGGAGCGCCACGGCTGCACCATCCACTGGCTGCAAGGCGACCAGCACCCTTTGGCACAGATGATGAGCATCATCGGCCAATACAGCCGTTAA
- the fsa gene encoding fructose-6-phosphate aldolase, protein MEFFIDTAITDEIKQASELGLVDGVTTNPSLIAKSGRDFKEVITEITGIVDGPISAEVIALDAEGMVSEGRELAKIHPNIVIKVPMTEEGLKATRIFSGEGIKTNVTLIFSPLQALLAAKAGATYVSPFVGRLDDISQEGMDGVDQIRTIFDNFGYTTKIIVASIRTPMHVLNAALIGADICTIPFSVIKQLAKHPLTDIGIEKFLADWEKTK, encoded by the coding sequence ATGGAATTTTTTATCGATACCGCGATTACCGACGAAATCAAGCAGGCCAGTGAACTGGGTCTGGTTGATGGTGTCACCACCAACCCGTCGCTGATCGCCAAAAGCGGTCGTGATTTTAAAGAGGTGATCACCGAGATCACCGGCATTGTTGATGGCCCCATCTCCGCCGAGGTGATTGCGCTGGATGCTGAGGGTATGGTGTCTGAAGGGCGCGAGCTGGCCAAGATTCATCCCAACATTGTCATCAAAGTGCCGATGACGGAGGAAGGTCTCAAAGCCACGCGTATTTTCAGTGGCGAAGGGATCAAGACCAACGTGACGTTGATCTTCTCACCGCTGCAGGCGTTGCTGGCCGCCAAAGCCGGGGCCACTTATGTGTCGCCGTTTGTTGGGCGTCTGGATGATATTAGTCAGGAAGGGATGGACGGTGTTGATCAGATTCGCACCATCTTTGACAACTTTGGTTACACTACCAAGATCATTGTGGCGTCTATTCGTACTCCGATGCATGTGCTGAATGCTGCGTTGATTGGTGCTGATATTTGTACGATTCCGTTCTCGGTGATTAAGCAGTTGGCCAAGCATCCTTTGACGGATATTGGGATTGAGAAGTTTTTGGCGGATTGGGAAAAGACTAAGTAA